A genomic stretch from Theobroma cacao cultivar B97-61/B2 chromosome 4, Criollo_cocoa_genome_V2, whole genome shotgun sequence includes:
- the LOC108661578 gene encoding uncharacterized mitochondrial protein AtMg00810-like gives MVCKLNKSLYGLKEASRQWNSKFTTCLLAYGFQQSKADYSLFTKTTQTGEFIALLVYVDDIVIGSTSMDLTNDVKGYLSSNFKRKDLRKLKYFLRLEVAKSSKGIFLCQRQYTLDILTEYGLLGSKPVSTPIEYHHKLTKATDEEQLKDSTMYRQLVGRLLYLTFTRPDTSYTVHILSQYMDKPSEAHLQAAFRVIRYLKTARGQGILFFSDSDLCLQAYSDSDWVGCPDTRRSVTGFGILLGNSLISWKAKKQSVVARSSTKAKYRAMAATCCEVIWLLHLLMDFSIEHSCAVKLFCDNQSALHICRNPIFH, from the coding sequence ATGGTGTGCAAGTTGAATAAGTCATTGTATGGACTTAAAGAAGCATCACGACAGTGGAATTCAAAATTTACCACTTGTTTACTAGCTTATGGTTTTCAACAATCCAAAGCAGACTATTCTTTGTTTACCAAGACTACTCAAACAGGGGAATTCATTGCATTGTTGGTTTATGTGGACGATATTGTAATTGGTAGTACTTCAATGGATCTTACTAATGATGTTAAGGGCTATTTGAGTTCTAATTTCAAGCGTAAGGACTTAAGGAAACTTAAGTATTTTCTTCGCTTAGAAGTGGCAAAATCCAGTAAGGGaatttttctttgtcaaaGGCAGTATACTCTGGACATCTTAACAGAATATGGTTTATTGGGATCTAAACCAGTGTCTACACCGATTGAATATCATCATAAGTTGACAAAGGCCACAGATGAAGAACAATTGAAAGATAGTACTATGTATAGACAACTGGTTGGAAGACTATTGTATCTTACTTTTACAAGACCAGATACTTCATATACTGTTCACATACTCTCTCAGTATATGGACAAGCCAAGTGAGGCTCATTTACAAGCAGCTTTCAGAGTAATACGATATCTTAAAACAGCTCGTGGTCAaggcattttattttttagtgaTTCTGATTTATGCCTACAAGCATATAGTGATAGTGATTGGGTTGGTTGCCCAGATACTAGAAGATCAGTTACTGGTTTTGGTATATTGCTAGGAAACTCATTGATAAGTTGGAAAGCTAAAAAGCAGAGTGTGGTAGCAAGGAGTTCTACTAAAGCTAAATATAGAGCAATGGCAGCAACTTGTTGTGAAGTGATTTGGTTACTGCATTTACTTATGGACTTCAGTATTGAACATTCATGTGCAGTGAAATTATTTTGTGACAATCAATCAGCTCTTCATATTTGTCGGAATCCCATATTTCATTAG
- the LOC18601503 gene encoding uncharacterized protein LOC18601503, with protein sequence MGRNSSFMSDASYYKQSRSNASSMGNISRTGSCESLPSSRTNTFDSRSDASSSMTTADVLSRCAIPSYRTNTTDFRSNACSSMKRAESLSRCAIQSVGSRSSSPASEDTFSRRAFLARDDVPANRHLYPPEWLRGINRDRGGQHLRSSAYSTVLHKANASNTGASGSWDVQVNRQRRMMPYYPRSSLDHFNVTFEPQIQWPGYWSPPSAAVLKINCAGAFSASSHQAGFGAVIRTQEGYFLAASSGKLAACEEAIVAEISAIKEGLRLADWMKLQEVEVRSDSLFVITELQKPGNSWLAFPYHQLLNEVKGIVATFRNCKFLHVGQEANSVAHWLAMYGFFVETIQSWFYTAPNFLLPALQQDVYSGYTY encoded by the exons ATG GGAAGGAATTCAAGTTTCATGTCCGATGCGTCTTACTACAAACAGAGCAGATCTAATGCTTCCAGCATG GGAAATATTTCACGTACAGGAAGTTGTGAGTCGCTTCCAAGCTCTCGAACAAACACCTTTGACTCCCGATCAGACGCTTCCAGCTCGATGACAACTGCTGACGTGCTTTCACGTTGTGCAATTCCAAGTTATAGAACCAACACCACTGACTTCCGATCAAACGCTTGCAGCTCGATGAAAAGAGCTGAATCGCTTTCACGCTGTGCAATCCAAAGTGTTGGTTCTAGATCCAGTAGTCCTGCATCG GAGGACACTTTTAGTCGAAGAGCTTTTCTGGCGCGTGATGATGTTCCAGCAAATCGACACCTTTACCCTCCTGAGTGGCTTAGG GGAATCAACAGAGACAGAGGGGGGCAGCATTTACGCAGTAGTGCATACAGCACAGTGTTACATAAG GCAAACGCTTCAAATACTGGTGCTTCTGGATCATGGGATGTCCAAGTGAATAGGCAGCGTAGAATG ATGCCATATTATCCGAGAAGCAGTTTGGATCATTTTAACGTCACATTCGAGCCACAAATACAATGGCCAGGGTATTGGTCTCCTCCTTCAGCTGCGGTTCTCAAGATTAATTGTGCAGGGGCATTCTCAGCTTCCTCTCACCAGGCAGGTTTTGGGGCAGTGATAAGAACCCAAGAAGGCTATTTTCTGGCAGCTTCTTCGGGGAAGCTAGCAGCATGTGAGGAGGCTATAGTTGCAGAAATTAGTGCTATCAAGGAGGGTTTGAGGTTAGCTGATTGGATGAAGTTACAGGAGGTAGAGGTTAGGTCTGATTCTTTGTTTGTCATTACGGAGTTGCAGAAGCCTGGTAATAGCTGGCTTGCTTTTCCTTATCATCAATTGTTGAATGAGGTTAAAGGAATTGTTGCAACTTTCAGGAATTGCAAATTTTTGCATGTCGGGCAGGAGGCAAATTCTGTTGCTCATTGGCTGGCCATGTATGGCTTCTTTGTGGAAACTATCCAGTCATGGTTTTATACTGCTCCTAATTTTCTCTTGCCTGCTTTACAACAGGATGTATATTCAGGTTATACTTATTGA